GAAGGAAATTTAGGACAAATTCAACTTCTTCTTTGTTCTTTGGTGGCCTTCCGAGAATTTGAACACACAGGTCTGCAATGCTAAAAGTACTCGTCACGTATTCTCTTTGCTTCAGTCTCTGTTCAAGGTTGTACATTGCCTGTATTACCCTAGGATCCCTTATGTCGGAAACCTCTTCGGTTGATTTTATCTTTACGTATATGAGAGCTGAACCTCCTGCTCCAAATTCGTTCTGCAGTGTGAAATAGCTTTTAACAGCTTCTAAATCGCTTGGTAGCTGCTTTGATAGATCACTTTCAAATCTAAGCTGAGTTAACCCATAAGCTGAGAGTATCAGGAGGAATAGGGTGATTACAGCCAGTGAGTGCCTATACACTACTATTACCTTAGCCACTTTCCTTAGCATTGGTACTCACCGAACTTTCGGAAATTTCCGAAAGTTTTATAATTTCCAAAATTTAAAAACATTATGGTGGTCATTTATGGGCATTGAAGAGGCAAAGAAGATAATAATGGAGACATTTGCAAACACGGCGAGGAGATTGGGTCAGAGCGAGCTCATAGGTTACATTTATGGTGCCTTGTTTTTAGCTAAAGAACCCTTAAGCTTGAGTGAAATCTCTTCAATAACGGGTTATTCTCTCTCACACGTTAGTTCTGCCATGAAAGTTCTGGAGGGAGTTGGGCTTGTTCAGAGGATTAAGAAGCCGGGTGATAGGAAAGCCTACTTCATTGCAACGAAAAACTTCGGAGAGTGGAGAAGCTCTGCGTTCTATGAAAATATACTGAGAGATATAGAGGAGACTAGAGAAAACCTTCTCAAAGCTCTGAAAGAAGTTGAGAACGATGATAGTGAGGAAGCAAAAGAAATCAGGGAAAAGATACAGATGGCGTTGAAGAGGAATGAAATAGCAAAAAAGCTATTGTCAATAGTGATGAAGTTCAAATCAGAAGAAGAGCTCCTTGAAACTCTCGAAAAGTGTTTAGAAAAAAATTAAGGTCAGCCAGGAATCCGGTCATCCCCTTTCAGTATCGGATGGCGCTCATCATTCCATTAAAAATATGGTGTTAGGACTTTAAAAGGTTTTTAATTTCCTCACTCACTTTCTCTAAGCTGATTTCCTTTTGTTCACCGCTTTCCATGTCTCTGACCGTGACAACGCCCTTCTCGAGATCCTTTTTTCCAACTATTATTGTAAGTCTTACCCCAATTCTGTTTGCATAGTCCAATGCTTTTCTCAACTTTCTTCCCATTAGCTCTACTTCTGTCTTTATGCCACTCTTTCTGAGGGAAGCTGCTATCATTATTGCCTCTTTGTTTACTCCCCCTACGGGAACAACGTAAACATCTGGACTCAGTCTAGGTTGCGGTATTAACCCCTTCCACTCGAGAATTGGGATTAGCCTTTCAATTCCAATTGCAAAACCTGTGGCGGGGGTTGGTTTTCCTCCAAAGACCTCTATAAGATTGTCATACCTTCCTCCTCCCCCTATGGAGCCTATCCCCAGTTCATTGGGAGCAATTGCTTCAAAGACTATACTGGTGTAGTAGTCAAAGCCCCTCGCTATACCAAGATCTATTCTGATCCATTTAGACACTCCATAGGCATCAAGCAGGTCTATAAGGGAATATAGTTTTTTGATTTCTTTCTTAGCTTCTTCACTTGTAAATAGCTCTTCAGCTTTTGGTAGAACTTCACTGGCCTTGCCCTTTATTTCTATAAGGCTTAGAACTTTCTCGATTTTTGCTTCATCAAGGCCAAACTTTTTGAGCTCTTCTACGAACTCTTCCCTCGTCAGCTTGTCTTTCTTATCTATTATTCTCATTAATCCTATATCGTCTTTAACTCCAAGCATCTTGGCGAATTCGTCTAAAAGTATCCTATCTCCTATGTTGACTGTGAAATCTCTAAGCCCAGTAGAGAGATAGCTTTCAACGAATAAGCTTATCACCTCTGCATCTGCCTCTATTTTTTCACTCCCTATCAGTTCTACTCCCGCCTGCCAGAACTCTCTGTACCTTCCGCTCTGGGGCTCTTCATATCGGAACATGTTTGCTATGTAGTACCATTTTATTGGCTTTGGGGCGTTCTGAAATGAGTTAACATATAATCTCGCAACGCTTGAGGTCATGTCCGGTCTTAGAGAAACGTCTCTTCCTCCTTTATCCTTAAATGCGTAAAGTTGCTTAACTACTTCCTCACCACTTCTAAGCTCGAAAAGCTTTGTGTATTCCATCACTGGAGTTAGAATTTCTTTAAAATTGTACCTCTCAAAAACCTGCCTTATTCTCTCAAATACCCATCTTCTCTTTACCATATCTTCGGGTAGGAAGTCTCGAGTTCCCTTAACCCTCTCTATCATCTTAATCTCCCGTTGCCCTTACCCAAATCTAAATAAAAATCTTCTGAATATTGTAATATGTCCGAAAACTTTTATATGCATGAAATATAAAATATTGGCTGGTGGTTCTTATGGGAAAGCTTGACTGGATAAAAGAGGAACTTGAAGAACTTAAGAAGAAAGGCCTTTATGTGACTATTAGAGTCGTACAGAGCGCTCAGGGGCCATGGATAATTGTCAACGGGAAGAAAGTTTTGAACATGTGTTCAAACAATTATCTCGGCTTAGCCGCACATCCAAAGATTAAGGAGGCAGCAATAAGGGCCATTCTGGATTATGGAGTAGGTGCTGGGGCTGTTAGAACGATAGCTGGAACAATGGATCTCCACGTTGAACTCGAGGAGAAGCTTGCGAAGTTCAAGAAGAGAGAAGCCGCGATACTCTTCCAAAGCGGTTACAATGCTAATCTTGGAGCAATAAGTGCCCTCCTAAGGAAAGGTGAGGATGGTGTATTCCTTAGTGAGGAGTTGAATCACGCAAGCATAATTGATGGAATGAGGCTTAGTGGAGCACCAAAGGTAATCTACAAGCACCTTGACATGGATGATCTGAAGAAGAAGTTAGAAGAAAACAAGGACAAAAAGAAGAAGATAATAGTTACCGATGGTGTCTTTTCAATGGATGGTGACCTTGCTCCACTCCCAGAAATAGTTGAGCTTGCCGAGCAGTATGATGCAATAGTTTATGTTGATGACGCACATGGGGAAGGAGTACTGGGGGATCATGGAAGGGGAATAGTTGACCACTTCAACCTCCACGACAAAGTTGACTTCGAAATGGGAACCCTCAGTAAGGCCTTTGGAGTAATAGGAGGGTATGTTGCCGGCCCCGAAGAAGCCATTGAGTACTTAAAGCAGAGGGCTAGGCCGTTCCTGTTCTCAAGTGCAATGAACCCACCAGACGTTGCTGCCGCGATAGCCGCTGTTGAAATCCTCCAGAAAAGTGATGATCTCGTTAAGAAGCTTTGGGACAACACTCACTACTTACAGAAAGGATTACGTGATCTTGGCTATGATCTTGGAAACACCAAGCATCCAATAACTCCTGTTATGCTTTATGATGAGAAGCTTGCCCAGGAGTTCTCAAGGAGACTGTTTGAAGAGTACAACATATTCGCACAGGCAATTGTGTATCCAACGGTTCCACTTGGCACGGCAAGAATAAGGCTCGAACCCTCTGCCGCACACACAAAGGAAGATCTTAAGCTTGTTATAGATGCCTTTGAGGATCTTGGAAAGAAGACCGGATTTTTGAAGTGACTATCCTTCTTTCTTACAAATTATTCTTTTAAACATCATCTCAGGTATTGAAAGTGCATATTCCTTTCCATTAACCTCAAGAACTACCTTAGGCTTAAACACCAATCCAGATACCTCCTTTTCTATTAGGACATATATTACAAGTATCCTCTTGCTTTTTGGAGGCATTGTTTTTGGAAGATCTCTTGGTTCTGCAGGAACACTAAAAATACTTTCATTCCAAAATCCAAAAGCAAGTATCTTTACGCCTTTTATTGGAAAAACAACATCTTTAATTTTGATTGTTTTGTTGGTTGGATTGATAATTTCGGCTGTGTATGGAATTAGGTATGGTTCATCAACATAGAGGGTTATTGATGTTGTTACGTTGTTTGTGAAAATAACTGGATAGCTACTTCCAAATTCAACTTTAATGTCGACTTTTGTTGAAGCTTTCGATGCATTTGAGACTGCAAGGATATTCCCTTGTACCTCTCCGGTGGGCTTTATTATTATACTCTTCTCCAATTCGCCAGCTTTTATATCCATGTCTGTAGGCTTTGCTATTTCTTTGATGTTTTGAAATTTTATTTCAACACTCTCTTCATTCTCTAAGCACCAGTGAACTTCTAGCCTTAGGAACTCCTCCGTGGTCAAGTACGCATACCCGATTATCTGATGTGGTTGAAGTCGATGGTTCTCCTCTTCAGTTAAGTAGGGTTGGAGGGTATGAATGAAGATAAGACCCAGGATAATAAGGAGTGATACCATGAACACCTTTAACTTCAAGGATCTTCCCTCCTTTGCGGGGTGGAAGCCTTGCCCTTTAGGGCGGGGAGGAGGTCAGCCTTTAGGAGAGATTAAAACTTCGTCCATTCAATTTTGTAATATACTATATCATTGTCCTCATCAACGATTGCCATTATCATGCTCTTCCTAACTCCGTGAGCAACTCTTGCCCTTGCCGTAATGTCGTTTGGTGAAAGTTTTTGGTTTTCCCTGAGAACCCAAATTAACCAGTCTGAATGCTCAGCTCCTTTTCTATAAACCCTAAAATGCGATCCAAACTTAAGGCCAGATTTGACAATATATCCCCTATCCCTAAGATCCTTGTAGACGAGAAACTTGATATCAAAGTCTTCATCCCTTTTCTTTCCTAGGGAAAACACTTCATCAAAGGTGAGTTCTCTTCCATTGTCTAAAACTTTAATCCATCCCCTTTCTATAAGGTATGCTGCCTCAATTAGGGATAGAAATAGCCTTTTTCCTTTTACCTCTCCATAACCTCTGTTGTTATGAAGCTGATTTATGGCCTTCTCTCTCTCGCTGTAAACTCTGTCTCCACTTAAGTAGAATTCTATGACCTTCTTCATGCAAGTTTCACCCTCTCCCAATCCTCTGGCCTTAATATCATATAATATGCATCTTCTCCGTCGGAATAGTAGCTTATTATCCTTTTGACTATTTTAAAGCCAAGCTTTTTGTAGAGGTTTATTGCTCTCTCATTACTTACTCTAACTTCAAGCCCTATCCACCTTGCTCCCTTCTTGAACAGCTTATTTATAACGGCAACCATTAGGGCCTTTCCTATTCCATTCCCTCTATAATCTGGATGAACTGCTATGCTCATTATATGACCTTCCATATCCGGCTTTAAATAGCCCATAACGTAACCTATAACCTGGCCGTTATACTCAGCTACAAGAAAAGTTTCAGGGTTTGATTCGAGGAATGTGAGGAACAGTCCTCTTGGGTATTTCTCCCTGAATGATAGATGTTCTATTCTCATGATGTATGCTATGTCAAATAACTTAGCTGGTCGTATAGTAACAAGAGCTATTGGGATTTTTCTTTTGGGTCTTGATTCTGGGGAGGCAACGTCTTCCATGTTTAAAGTTTAGTTTGGGAGACTTTTAAGTTCATCTCTTATACATCTTCTGATCCTTAATACTCACAAATATTAAAATATGAGAGCAAAAGCATAAATTTTGGCGGTGGTTGGGAATGCATGAGTTGTATACAGTCCTCGCCAGATATTATGATTCAATATATCGGAGAAGGATTGAGGAGATAAGGTTGGAGATTGACTTTCTGGAGGAGATATTTAAGAACGATGCCGAACGAGAAGTTAGGAGAGTTCTTGATCTGGCATGTGGGACAGGTATTCCGAGTCTAGAGCTAGCGAGGAGGGGATATGAGGTTGTTGGGGTTGATCTGCATGAGGAAATGCTTAAGATAGCTAGGGAAAAAGCAAAGTCATTGGGACTCAACATAAGGTTTATCAGGGAAGATGCTCTTAAGATTAGCTTTTCAGAAGAGTTTGATGCCGTGACAATGCTATTTTCAAGCATAGCATACTTCGATGAGGACAGTCTTGTTGAGTTGCTCCGCAGGGTTTACAAGGCCCTAAGAGAGGGAGGTGTATTTGTGGCAGATTTTGGTATGTGGTTCTCTGTTAAATCTAACCATCCTGTAATCTGGAGTGAGTTTCATGGAGAAGAAAAACTTATACTCATTGATTGGAGGGAAGTTTTCCCTGGAATCCAAAAGATGAGGTTTAGGAGAGTTGTTCAGATTATAAAACCTGATGGAACAACTAAATCATTTCTTGTGGATGATGAGCTTAATCTTTACACTCCTAGGGAGATGAGCCTTATAGGGAAGACGATTTTTAAAAAGGTTAGTATATATTCGGATTATCAAAGAAAGCTGTCCGAGAGACCCAGGAGGATATGGGCAGTTTTCATTAAATGATTTGTTGAACTTTACTTAAACGAAATACTTTTCAGAGCTAACTTTCTTTAAATCTCTTAGGTGGGAAGGATGATAAAAACAAGAATGTTTGAGGAGGAAGGCTGGATTAGGAAGACTTGCAAAGTTTGCGGTAAACCCTTCTGGACGCTGGATCCAGACAGGGAGACGTGTGGCGATCCTCCATGTGACGAGTACCAGTTCATAGGGAAGCCAGGAATTCCAAAGAAGTATACATTGGATGAAATGAGAGAGAAGTTCCTGAGCTTCTTTGAAAAGAAGGGGCATGGAAGAGTGAAAAGATATCCAGTACTTCCAAGGTGGAGGGATGATGTCCTTCTTGTTGGAGCTTCAATAATGGATTTTCAGCCTTGGGTCATAAGTGGGGAAGCTGACCCACCCGCTAACCCATTGACAATAAGTCAGCCTTCAATAAGATTTACCGACATAGATAACGTTGGAATAACAGGGAGGCACTTTACGATATTTGAAATGATGGCTCACCATGCATTCAACTATCCTGGGAAGCCAATATACTGGATAGATGAAACTGTGGAGCTAGCATTTGAATTCTTCACCAAGGAACTGAAGATGAAACCTGAGGACATCACGTTTAAAGAGAATCCATGGGCGGGTGGAGGAAACGCTGGACCAGCTTTTGAAGTTCTTTACAGGGGGCTTGAGGTTGCTACCCTAGTGTTTATGCAGTACAAAAAAGCTCCAGAAAACGCTCCCGAGGATCAGGTGGTTATAATAAAGGGAGAGAAGTACGTTCCAATGGAAACCAAAGTTGTCGATACTGGATATGGACTAGAAAGGCTCGTTTGGATGAGCCAGGGAACTCCAACAGCTTACGATGCCGTTCTTGGCTATGTTGTAGAACCTCTGAAGAAGATGGCAGGAGTTGAAAAAATAGATGAGCGCATTTTGATGGAGAACTCTAGACTTGCAGGAATGTTTGACATTGAAGACATGGGAGATCTAAGGTATCTCAGAGAACAAGTAGCCAAGAGGGTCGGAATAAGCGTTGACGAGCTGGAGAGACTTATAAGGCCGTATGAGCTAATATACGCCATAGCTGATCACACAAAGGCCCTAACATTCATGTTGGCCGATGGCGTCATCCCCTCCAATGTTAAGGCTGGGTATCTTGCCAGGCTACTCATAAGAAAGAGCATAAGGCATCTGAGAGAGCTTGGGCTTGAAGTTCCATTGTCGGAGATCGTTGCAATGCACATAAAGGAGCTACACAAGACCTTCCCAGAGTTCAAGGAGATGGAGGATATAATCCTTGAAATAATAGACATTGAGGAGAAAAAGTATGCTGAAACACTCAGGAGAGGTTCGGATCTTGTTAGAAGAGAGGTTGCAAAGCTGAAGAAGAGAGGGATTAATGAAATTCCTCTTGAGAAGCTGATAACGTTCTACGAAAGCCATGGCCTGACTCCGGAAATAGTCAAAGAAATAGCTGAGAAAGAAGGGGTGAATGTGAAGATTCCAGACAACTTCTACAGTCTGGTGGCAAAAGAAGCTGAAAAGCAAATAAAGGAGGAAGAGAAAGAAATCATAGACTTTGAGCTTGTAAAAGACCTTCCAGATACGAGAACACTGTATTATGAGGATCCCTTCATGAAGGAGTTTGAGGCTAAGGTTCTTAGGGTAGTAGATGACTGGGTAATCTTAGATGCGACTGCGTTCTATCCAGAGGGCGGTGGACAGCCGTATGATACTGGGGTTCTTGAGGTTAATGGAGAAGCAGTTAAGGTCGTTAATGTTCAGAAAGTCGGAAAGGTAATTCTTCACAAAGTCGAGAGGCCAGAGAAGTTCAAGGAGGGAATTAAAGTCAGGGGTAAAATTGACTGGGCCAGGAGAATACAACACATGAGGCATCACACTGGAACGCACGTTCTAATGGGAGCGTTGGTCAGGGTTCTTGGAAAGCACGTGTGGCAGGCAGGTTCACAGCTGAGCACTGACTGGGCGAGGCTGGATATAAGCCACTACAAGAGAATAACGGAAGAAGAGCTGAAGAAGATTGAGGAGCTTGCAAACAGGATCGTCATGGAGAACAGGAAGGTTACTTGGGAATGGCTTCCAAGAACCCAAGCTGAGCAGAAGTATGGATTCAGGCTTTATCAGGGTGGCGTCGTTCCTGGAAGGGAGATAAGGGTTGTGAAGATAGAGGACTGGGACGTTCAGGCCTGTGGTGGAACTCACCTGCCATATACTGGCCTTGTAGGTCCAATAAAGATCCTAAGAACTGAGAGAATTCAAGATGGCGTGGAGAGAATAATATTCGCTTGTGGAGAAGCTGCCGTAAAGGAATGGCAGAGGGAGAGAGATCTCCTTAAGAAGACCAGTCAGATACTTAGAGTTCCACCAGAAAAAGTGCCGGAAACTGCGGAGAGATTCTTCAATGAGTGGAAAGAGGCAAGAAAAGAAGTAGAAAAGCTCAGAAAGGAGCTAGCTAAATTACTAGTCTATGAGCTTGAGGGGAAGGTTGAAAGAGTTGGAGATGTTGAGTTCATAGGGGCTATTGTCGATGGAACAATGGATGATCTGAGAGAAGCTGCCAACAAGCTCAGAAAAGAGAACAGAGTTGTTGTCCTCATAGGTAACCAAGGTCACTTTGTGGTAGCTGTGGGAGATGGTGTCAATCTGAACGCTGGAGAACTTGCAAAGGTTATTACAAGTGTCGCTGGAGGGGGAGGAGGAGGTAAAAAGGAACTAGCCCAGGGAAGGGTAAAAGACATCGGAAAAGCAGAGAATGCTATAAAAGAGATAAGAAAAAGGCTTCTTTAGCTTTCTTCTTTTCTTGGTATTAGCTTTACTTTATACTCTGCATGCCATATTGGCAATTTTGTTGTTTTTATAGTTATGAAATAATCTCCTTCTCCCCTGTAGAGCTTTTCTACATCATCTCTGGGGAGAGTGAATTTCACTATCACTTCAGTATCTTTGGTTATCTCTGTTTTGAATTTCGTCGTTCCCTTGAACTCCTCTCCGTTAATTTTTATCAAGTATTCTGTACCCTCAGGGAATATTATCTCAAATGTAAATCCTGATATTTTCGGTTTTATTGTTAAGGTAAACAATCCCCAGCCGTCATTTTCCACGAAAGTTACTGTCTGATTATTCAGATAGAAGACCTCAGCTGAAGCTTCAACATTTGCTGGAGGTATTTGGGCGGTTTTTAGTGCGTACACTAAAAAAACTAGGAATATCACTAGTATTGCTACGAGCTTCTTGTCCATCTTACACCCCAAATAGACTTTATGCACTTCGCTTTTAAAAGGATAGTCATATTTTGTGGGCAACAAATAGTTTATAAAGGTTCACCACTCATAGTGACTATAGGTGGTAGGGATGGTGAACTTCATATTTGGGATTCACAATCATCAACCTCTTGGAAACTTTGGATGGGTGTTTGAGGAGGCTTATGAAAAGGCATATTGGCCTTTCCTCGAAACACTTGAGAACTATCCAAACATGAAAGTTGCGATTCATATAAGTGGCCCTCTAATAGAGTGGATACAAGAAAACAGGCCGGAATATTTTGATCTACTAAAGAGTCTTGTAAGGAAGGGACAGGTAGAACTTGTTGTCGCCGGTTTTTATGAGCCTGTTCTCGCAGCTATACCGAAGGAAGACCGACTTGAACAGATAAAGCTCATGAAGGAATGGGCAAGGGGGCTAGGATTTGAGGCTAGGGGAGTCTGGCTCACTGAAAGGGTTTGGCAACCAGAGCTAGTCAAAACCCTAAAAGAAAGCGGAATAGAGTACGTGGTGGTTGATGATTACCACTTCATGAGTGCTGGGTTAAGTAAGGAAGACCTATTCTGGCCATACTATACTGAGGATGGAGGAGAAACTATCGTTGTTTTTCCAATCGATGAAAAGCTCAGATATCTAATCCCCTTTAGGCCCGTTGAACAGGTTTTGGATTACCTTCACTCTCTCGATGACGGAGATGAGAGTAAAGTTGCGGTTTTTCATGACGATGGAGAAAAATTTGGAATATGGCCCGGTACTTACGAATGGGTTTACGAGAAGGGTTGGCTCAAGGAATTCTTTGACAAAATCTCAAGTGATGAAAAGATAAATCTCCTTTTGTACACCGAATATTTGGAAAGATTTCGACCTAGGGGCTTAGTTTACCTCCCAATAGCCTCTTATTTTGAGATGAGCGAATGGTCACTCCCAGCTAAACAAGCCCAACTGTTCGTTGAATTCGTGAATGACCTTAGGGTTAGGGGAGTTTTTGAAAAGTACAGGGTTTTCGTTAGAGGAGGAATATGGAAGAACTTCTTTTACAAGTATCCGGAAAGCAACTATATGCACAAGAGAATGTTGATGGTAAGCAAGCTTATCAGGCATCTCCCAGAGGCTAGAAAGTATCTCTTTAGGGCACAATGCAACGATGCATATTGGCATGGTCTATTCGGTGGAATATATCTCCCCCACCTTAGAAGGGCCGTTTGGAGTAATCTCATAAAGGCCAATACATATGCCAAAGTTGGAACCCTGATAAGAGATGTAGACTTTGATGGGCATGAGGAGGTATTCTTGGAAAGTGAAGGCTTTTACGCTGTGTTTAAACCGAGCTATGGAGGATCTCTGGTTGAGTTCTCTTCCAAGAGAAGGTTTGTGAATTACGTTGATGTCCTCCCCAGAAGGTGGGAGCACTACCATGGTTCGCTTGACTCAGCTTATGATGGAGGGGGTGTGGCTAGTATACATGAGCTTGAAAAGAAGCTTCCAGAACATCTCAGAGGAGAGGTCGCGTACGATAAGTTCAGGAGGTTTATGCTTCAAGATCATGTTCTTCCATTGGATATAAATTTTGACGACTTTAGAATGGCAAGATTTACTGAACTTGAGAACTTTCTTGAGGGTAAGTATGACTTTGAGATCTTTGAGAATGGCATAAACCTTTGGAAGGAAGGAGAAAATGTCAAAGTGGAGAAGAGCTTTAGGTTCCTTGAGAACGGTTTCGTCGTTGATTACTCGGTAGAGGGAAGAGAAGTCGTATTTGGCATTGAGCTTAATGTTGCTGTTCAGAGCCTCATGGAGAAACCTGAGGTCATGAAGACAAGGGAACTTCTCGTAGATGACAAGTATGCCATTGGGAAGTTCAAGCTTGAATTTGATAGAGAGGTTGAGCTGTGGAAGTTTCCAGTAAAAACACTGAGTCAAAGTGAGAGCGGTTGGGATCTAATTCAGCAAGGGGTAAGCTATACAATAATTTTAAGGCCAAGTGAGGAAGAAAAAATAAGGATAAAGTTTTTAGAGGTTTGATCCTCGGATAGGGAGGCCCTCATCACCGTTCAGTGCCCGAAAGACACCCTCATCGGATTTAAGATAAACCTTTACTTTCTTCCTTCTAGTAGTCGTGAGGTATAATATTCCCATAACCCAAGCCACCAGGGAGTAGTACCTAAGCTTTATAAATGGATCTTTGAATACCGCAGAGAACATATGCGTTCCCGCAGGCATTTCAACAACAATTAGCCCGGTTCTGTTGTCTCTGAACTTTGGGATCTCTTTTCCATCAATGTAGATGTGCCAATAGGGGTAGTAGGCTACTGAAACTAGGAGAGGAGTTCTTTTGGAGCAGTTTATCTCTGCCTTAACTATCAAATCTGTCATTGAAAAATTACTGTACGTGCATTTCGCTATATCCTCTTCTGCTTTTGAGGACAGTATCATCTCCAACTCTTCTGAAGAGTTCCAATAAAGTGCATGGAAGAGCAGATTACCGCCGAAAAAGTACAGAGTTCCGTTTCCTATCTTCCTCTCTCCTATTAGTATACCTTTTGAAGTATTAATTATTGGGGTCAGGTTGCCCTCGGCAAGGGGGCCGTACCATGCTTTTCCATAATAGTTAAACGGCATTAGTCCTGGAACCTGGGGAATTTTCCTCATCTTCAGCGTTATATTGAACGCTTTACCTCCTGTATCGGGCACCCACACAACTCTCACACCCTTTTTTAAAAGCTCTATGAGGACACTCTCCTCTTCCTTAGTGGGAATTGATGTGTACACAACAACATCCGGGTGAATATCAGCCGGAATCCTTTTGAAATACACGTACGCTTTTGTTGGGATATCATAGAATTTCCCCGCCATAACCATATTTATAGGACTAAAAAACGATGAATTGAGGATAAATATTTCAAAATCTCCAATTTTCATGTCGGGTTTTCTGTTTGGCCTATATACTTTTTCAGTAGAGACGGCTATATAGAATTTTACTGCATATGCCTTTAAATAAACTGTTGGGTCTCCTTTAAGTCCCAGGTATAACATCCTATTGTAACCGTCTTCGGCGGGATTTCCTTCATGATACCAGCCATTTAGGGAGTTCTTCTTTGCTAATATCGCTATAAATGGGAACTGAGAGGCTCCAGACTTGCCGTTAATGAAGAACCTCCAGTCCTCACCCGGTTGTCCATGGAGGTATGTTGCAAGTTCCATGTAGTCCTTATTGAGGGGAGGTACTGCTGGATAGTGGGGCACTGTAACCAGGAGCACCGCTATGAATGTGGTGATGGCTAGTGCCTCTCTAACTTCAAGAATTGCGAGTGGTAGTAGAATTATTAAAAGATCAAGCCATCTATAGGGGGGAATTAATGAAAAAGGCTTATGTGCATAGAGAAAGGAGGTTGGAGAGTAGTACCCGAGGGACAGGTAGAGGGACAGTAGTCCTACTGTTGCGAATCTAACCATCTTCCCTCTCTTCATGAACGACAGGAGTACAAAAAATCCCACAATTAATAAGGAAAATGGAAAATTCAGCATCATGCTCGGATGTATGGAATTTAACTTGAAGAGAAATGTTTTTGAGATCTCCCAGAAATGTGAATACTCTCTGTCAGCAAGGAATGGGATATAAAAGAATGCAGTTAAAGGAAAAACTGTCCCAAGAGTTCTAATCCAGCTACTGGGTTTTATAATATCCGGGAAATATAGTATGAACAGTAAAATGGTCAGGGGTATTAGGATGGAGTGGTGGGAGAGTAAAACTAAGCTAATCAGAATTGAACCTTCAATTATGTTTCTCCATGAACCATTTGCAATCTTTAGTGCTCCTATTATTGTTAGCGGGGATAGAGCTAATGCAAATGTTCTTGGAAAATTTCCTTCCACAATGTTTGAGATTGAAAACGCTACGAGTGTTATGAAAGTTAGGGAAGATAGAAGAGCCCGTGTAGTCTTTTTTCCTAGTGAATAAATCCCCATCCCACCGAGAAAGCTCGCAAATATCAGGGCAGCTCCGTATCCTTTAATGGGCGATCCAAAAAGCCTTCCAAAGAATGCTCCAACCAAATAGGAGAGTGGCGGATAAAATCTCAAGAACGGATAACCTTCGTACCATTCCTTTATCCATGGGGGCCATCCGCTTTCCATAAGTTTTGCTATCTTGAACAGGTGCCCATTTCCATCCGTGGGTAGGGCTGGCGGATAGGGTGCTCTGAGGTAGTATGCATAAACCATTATTGAATATGCAAGAATCACTACCGTTGCGAT
This is a stretch of genomic DNA from Pyrococcus sp. ST04. It encodes these proteins:
- the alaS gene encoding alanine--tRNA ligase; the encoded protein is MIKTRMFEEEGWIRKTCKVCGKPFWTLDPDRETCGDPPCDEYQFIGKPGIPKKYTLDEMREKFLSFFEKKGHGRVKRYPVLPRWRDDVLLVGASIMDFQPWVISGEADPPANPLTISQPSIRFTDIDNVGITGRHFTIFEMMAHHAFNYPGKPIYWIDETVELAFEFFTKELKMKPEDITFKENPWAGGGNAGPAFEVLYRGLEVATLVFMQYKKAPENAPEDQVVIIKGEKYVPMETKVVDTGYGLERLVWMSQGTPTAYDAVLGYVVEPLKKMAGVEKIDERILMENSRLAGMFDIEDMGDLRYLREQVAKRVGISVDELERLIRPYELIYAIADHTKALTFMLADGVIPSNVKAGYLARLLIRKSIRHLRELGLEVPLSEIVAMHIKELHKTFPEFKEMEDIILEIIDIEEKKYAETLRRGSDLVRREVAKLKKRGINEIPLEKLITFYESHGLTPEIVKEIAEKEGVNVKIPDNFYSLVAKEAEKQIKEEEKEIIDFELVKDLPDTRTLYYEDPFMKEFEAKVLRVVDDWVILDATAFYPEGGGQPYDTGVLEVNGEAVKVVNVQKVGKVILHKVERPEKFKEGIKVRGKIDWARRIQHMRHHTGTHVLMGALVRVLGKHVWQAGSQLSTDWARLDISHYKRITEEELKKIEELANRIVMENRKVTWEWLPRTQAEQKYGFRLYQGGVVPGREIRVVKIEDWDVQACGGTHLPYTGLVGPIKILRTERIQDGVERIIFACGEAAVKEWQRERDLLKKTSQILRVPPEKVPETAERFFNEWKEARKEVEKLRKELAKLLVYELEGKVERVGDVEFIGAIVDGTMDDLREAANKLRKENRVVVLIGNQGHFVVAVGDGVNLNAGELAKVITSVAGGGGGGKKELAQGRVKDIGKAENAIKEIRKRLL
- a CDS encoding alpha-amylase/4-alpha-glucanotransferase domain-containing protein, with translation MVNFIFGIHNHQPLGNFGWVFEEAYEKAYWPFLETLENYPNMKVAIHISGPLIEWIQENRPEYFDLLKSLVRKGQVELVVAGFYEPVLAAIPKEDRLEQIKLMKEWARGLGFEARGVWLTERVWQPELVKTLKESGIEYVVVDDYHFMSAGLSKEDLFWPYYTEDGGETIVVFPIDEKLRYLIPFRPVEQVLDYLHSLDDGDESKVAVFHDDGEKFGIWPGTYEWVYEKGWLKEFFDKISSDEKINLLLYTEYLERFRPRGLVYLPIASYFEMSEWSLPAKQAQLFVEFVNDLRVRGVFEKYRVFVRGGIWKNFFYKYPESNYMHKRMLMVSKLIRHLPEARKYLFRAQCNDAYWHGLFGGIYLPHLRRAVWSNLIKANTYAKVGTLIRDVDFDGHEEVFLESEGFYAVFKPSYGGSLVEFSSKRRFVNYVDVLPRRWEHYHGSLDSAYDGGGVASIHELEKKLPEHLRGEVAYDKFRRFMLQDHVLPLDINFDDFRMARFTELENFLEGKYDFEIFENGINLWKEGENVKVEKSFRFLENGFVVDYSVEGREVVFGIELNVAVQSLMEKPEVMKTRELLVDDKYAIGKFKLEFDREVELWKFPVKTLSQSESGWDLIQQGVSYTIILRPSEEEKIRIKFLEV